The following are encoded together in the Tripterygium wilfordii isolate XIE 37 chromosome 18, ASM1340144v1, whole genome shotgun sequence genome:
- the LOC119984485 gene encoding bromodomain-containing factor 2, which translates to MKRKRGHKKGKPKAPPVVAAKEAVSNVISVNSEDNSNADEFDNDENESRMQNEINTPSSTGTDQPVNLASINPDGSIDKAAGKFKLKLKTSKMLESQSDTDKSSGGQLGMEKRGMVTERVEDSANSLRQTKMGVSGSMSKKAGSIKIKSCKVFGGSSSVDSGTSNAAVVQTEGSQKNNLKASQQNSRYNKQELESALMVIKKVMKMDAAEPFNVPVNPEALGIPDYFDVIDTPMDFGTICSNIERCNKYMNSEDVFKDVQYIWENCYRYNNKGDYIVDLMKRVKKNFMKYWTGAGLYTEQPRGTNGVDGTQAGVDGTQADDNTSLSQGRVQARSSQLKQKSQKRHGRRHKHDCLCAICVLKRRKREREENSRISKALIGAEEFRQEETSLVESPRGEDSSSNVEESLDLDVDADVDADVDNEVEGKRGEMKVEVAEPQYSPKDEKQESREEEEDEEEEENNMEIERKEGESPVEPQLGDRSKEDGQSRTDEKSGMAVQANTQKGDLSMQDEEENAISDRKNKKLQEKEQRAKMYEHFLLENPMLPSLCGFLFPSNRKSLWSGPHSLVPHQVTGHSSSLHAAVETLMK; encoded by the exons ATGAAGCGTAAGCGTGGGCACAAGAAAGGAAAACCAAAAGCGCCCCCTGTTGTGGCTGCAAAGGAGGCAGTCTCAAATGTAATTAGTGTTAATTCAGAAGATAATTCTAATGCAGATGAGTTTGATAACGATGAAAATGAATCTCGGATGCAAAATGAGATCAACACTCCTTCTTCAACCGGCACTGACCAGCCAGTGAATCTTGCTAGCATTAACCCTGATGGGTCGATAGATAAGGCTGCTGGTAAATTTAAGCTTAAgcttaagacttccaaaatgTTGGAGTCTCAAAGTGACACTGATAAGAGTAGTGGGGGCCAACTGGGTATGGAGAAAAGAGGTATGGTAACTGAGAGAGTTGAAGATAGTGCAAACTCATTGCGTCAAACAAAGATGGGTGTTTCGGGGAGCATGTCAAAGAAAGCTGGGAGCATTAAGATTAAGTCTTGCAAGGTGTTCGGTGGATCTAGTAGTGTCGACAGTGGGACTAGCAATGCTGCGGTGGTGCAGACTGAAGGTTCACAGAAGAATAATTTGAAGGCATCTCAGCAGAATAGTCGATATAACAAGCAAGAATTAGAATCTGCCTTGATG GTGATAAAAAAGGTTATGAAAATGGATGCAGCAGAACCCTTCAATGTCCCAGTGAATCCTGAAGCTTTGGGAATACCT GATTATTTTGATGTCATAGATACACCAATGGATTTTGGGACAATATGCAGCAATATTGAACGCTGTAATAAGTATATGAATTCCGAGGATGTCTTCAAGGATGTACAGTACATTTGGGAAAACTGTTACAGGTATAACAATAAAGGTGACTATATTGTTGACCTTATGAAGCGTGTTAAGAAGAATTTTATGAAATACTGGACAGGAGCTGGGTTATACACTGAGCAACCAAGGGGAACTAATg GTGTTGATGGCACTCAAGCAGGTGTTGATGGCACTCAGGCAGACGATAATACATCATTGAGTCAGGGGAGAGTGCAAGCTAGAAGTAGCCAGTTAAAACAGAAGTCACAAAAACGTCATGG AAGGCGTCATAAACATGATTGTTTGTGTGCGATATGTGTTCTGAAGCGACGTAAAAGAGAGCGAGAGGAGAATTCTAGAATCAGTAAAGCCCTGATTGGTGCTGAAGAATTCAGACAAGAG GAAACTTCACTTGTCGAAAGTCCTCGTGGTGAGGACTCGTCATCAAATGTGGAGGAATCATTGGATTTGGATGTGGATGCGGATGTGGATGCAGATGTTGACAATGAGGTGGAAGGAAAGAGAGGAGAGATGAAAGTGGAGGTTGCTGAGCCGCAATACAGCCCTAAGGATGAGAAGCAGGAATCacgggaagaggaagaggacgaggaggaagaagagaacaacATGGAGATTGAAAGGAAAGAGGGTGAAAGTCCTGTGGAACCTCAATTAGGTGATAGATCAAAAGAGGATGGACAATCCCGGACTGATGAGAAGTCAGGTATGGCAGTCCAAGCTAATACTCAGAAAGGAGATTTGTCTATGCAGGATGAGGAAGAAAATGCAATTTCAGATAGGAAGAATAAG AAGTTGCAAGAAAAGGAACAAAGGGCTAAAATGTACGAGCATTTCCTTCTCGAAAATCCCATGCTTCCGAGTTTATGTGGGTTTTTGTTCCCCAGCAATCGGAAGTCTCTTTGGAGTGGGCCTCATTCACTGGTTCCTCATCAGGTTACTGGTCATTCTAGTTCCTTGCATGCCGCAGTTGAGACTTTGATGAAGTAG